CGCGGCGCGTCAGCCGTTCTGGCACGGCATCCTGTTCGGCCTGACCAACCCCAAGGCCTACCCGGTGGCAGTGGCGACGTTCACCGCGCTGCTGTCGAGCCGTGCCGAACTGCTCAACTGGTCGATGCTGCCGATGCTGATCGCCTTGAGCTTCCTCGGCGGATTGCTTGCCTACGCTATTCTCATTGGCGTTGTCGGCGCCCGTCAGGTGCGTACGCTGTATCAGCGCCATGAACTGGCCATCACCCGGCTGTGCGGGGTAATGTTCATCGGTTTCGCCATCAATGCTCTGGTGCACGCGTTGCCGGGGCTGATGCCGAGCAAGACTTGAAGAAAATCGCTGGGACGCGAGGTCGAGGTCAGGGACGGTTGATCAGTGCTGCATTGCCCGGACACCCACGCTGAACCATGGAAAGCCGAAATTCTGCGCCATTGGCGAGTTACATCGATCTGTTGCTGGACGCCGTTTGCGCGGTCGACAAACAAGGTCGCTTTGTTTTTGTCAGCGCAGCCTGCGAGCGGATTCTCGGCTATACCCCTGACGAGTTGATCGGCCAGTCGATGATCGACTACGTCTATCCCGCCGACCGTGAACGCACCCTGGCCGCCGCCAGCGACATCATGGGCGGCGAGCCCAAGCACAATTTCGAAAACCGCTACGTGCGCAAGGACGGCAGTCTTGTGCACATCCTCTGGTCGGCGCGCTGGTCGGAAGTCGATCAACTGCGCATCGCCGTGGCCCGGGACATCACCGAGCGCAAACTCGCCGAATCCCGTCAGGCGGCGTTGTATGCGATCTCCGAAGCGGCCCATGCGGCGGAGGATCTGCTGGCGCTGTTCAAACGCATCCATACGATCATCGGCGAGTGGCTGCCGGCGCTGAATTTCTCCGTGGCGCTGTACGACGAACACTGCGCAAAACTGAATTTCCCCTATCACGTCGACGATGACGAGTTGCAACCGGAGCAACCC
This genomic window from Pseudomonas kribbensis contains:
- a CDS encoding LysE family translocator codes for the protein MTPSLLMAVLASGFIYGITPGPGVLAVFGIGAARGRRAGAGFLCGHLLGDVIWCSTALIAIVGAREIGSTAFDVLGVLSGLYLFWLGWRAVRAKRSNGEQPQGAARQPFWHGILFGLTNPKAYPVAVATFTALLSSRAELLNWSMLPMLIALSFLGGLLAYAILIGVVGARQVRTLYQRHELAITRLCGVMFIGFAINALVHALPGLMPSKT